From one Halothece sp. PCC 7418 genomic stretch:
- the psbA gene encoding photosystem II q(b) protein, with translation MTTTLQQQQSQNIWERFCQWVTSTDNRLYIGWFGVLMIPTLLTATTCFIIAFIAAPPVDIDGIREPVAGSLLYGNNIISGAVVPSSNAIGLHFYPIWEAASLDEWLYNGGPYQLIAFHFLIGVFCYLGREWELSYRLGMRPWICVAFSAPVAAATAVFLIYPIGQGSFSDGMPLGISGTFNFMFVFQAEHNILMHPFHMLGVAGVFGGALFSAMHGSLVTSSLVRETTENESQNNGYKFGQEEETYNIVAAHGYFGRLIFQYASFNNSRSLHFFLAAWPVVGIWFTALGISTMAFNLNGFNFNQSILDSQGRVINTWADVLNRANLGFEVMHERNAHNFPLDLAAGEATPVAMQAPEING, from the coding sequence ATGACAACCACTTTACAGCAACAACAAAGCCAGAATATCTGGGAACGGTTTTGCCAGTGGGTCACCAGCACCGACAACCGCCTTTACATTGGCTGGTTCGGCGTTCTCATGATCCCCACCCTCTTAACCGCAACCACCTGCTTCATTATCGCGTTCATCGCAGCGCCTCCCGTTGACATCGACGGAATCCGTGAGCCTGTCGCTGGTTCTTTACTCTACGGAAACAACATCATCTCTGGTGCAGTTGTTCCCTCCTCCAACGCGATCGGACTTCACTTCTATCCCATCTGGGAAGCAGCATCCTTAGATGAATGGCTCTACAACGGTGGACCTTACCAGTTAATCGCATTCCACTTCTTAATCGGAGTTTTCTGCTACCTCGGACGTGAGTGGGAACTTTCCTACCGTCTCGGAATGCGCCCTTGGATTTGCGTTGCGTTCTCCGCACCCGTTGCAGCAGCAACCGCAGTTTTCTTAATCTATCCCATCGGACAAGGTTCTTTCTCCGACGGAATGCCCTTAGGAATCAGTGGTACTTTCAACTTCATGTTCGTGTTCCAAGCTGAGCACAACATCCTCATGCACCCCTTCCACATGCTCGGTGTAGCAGGTGTCTTCGGTGGCGCATTATTCTCCGCTATGCACGGTTCTCTCGTCACTTCCAGCTTAGTTCGCGAGACCACAGAAAACGAAAGCCAAAACAACGGCTACAAATTCGGACAAGAAGAAGAAACTTACAACATTGTTGCAGCACACGGCTACTTCGGTCGTCTCATCTTCCAATATGCGAGCTTCAACAACAGCCGTAGCTTACACTTCTTCTTAGCAGCATGGCCCGTGGTTGGCATCTGGTTCACTGCTTTAGGAATCAGCACCATGGCATTTAACCTCAACGGATTCAACTTCAACCAATCCATCCTTGACAGCCAAGGTCGTGTCATCAACACTTGGGCGGACGTATTAAACCGCGCTAACTTAGGATTTGAAGTCATGCACGAACGTA